In the Ipomoea triloba cultivar NCNSP0323 chromosome 6, ASM357664v1 genome, one interval contains:
- the LOC116023665 gene encoding uncharacterized protein LOC116023665 — protein sequence MVKNEISSNVNKWEREMPPSHYIDSFSKLATMLSKGGRQYFKSKTFDASGYKWNFLIYPDGDEKTDSKGHISVSVCIEDTATLPKIWAKYAELKFFIYDQARKKYSIFQVGGSSNLHDFHSLKTEWGITKLVSRAAFDDPANGYLVNDKCVFGVEVFLLDSQFSEESLSMCVEGYKTFTWTVSDCSNLGDEVHYSYEFPVSSFKWRIQLSGGEHLSLCLELVDEKISCGKHQEGEACGFITPKLNWGWTKFARLTDFQDLSKGSVDSNCIEIEARIMNIYTINS from the exons ATGGTGAAAAACGAAATATCATCAA ATGTAAATAAATGGGAAAGAGAAATGCCACCGTCCCATTACATTGATTCTTTCTCCAAACTTGCTACAATGCTGTCGAAAGGCGGACGACAGTATTTCAAGTCCAAAACTTTTGATGCTAGTGGATATAAAtg GAATTTCTTGATCTATCCCGATGGTGATGAAAAGACTGATAGTAAAGGACACATCTCAGTGTCGGTCTGTATTGAAGATACAGCTACATTGCCCAAGATTTGGGCAAAATATGCTGAGTTGAAGTTTTTTATATATGATCAAGCGCGCAAAAAATACTCCATCTTTCAAG TTGGAGGATCGAGCAACTTACATGACTTCCATAGTCTGAAAACAGAATGGGGTATCACCAAATTGGTTTCTCGTGCTGCGTTTGATGATCCTGCCAATGGGTATCTTGTTAATGACAAATGTGTTTTTGGTGTTGAAGTTTTCTTGCTTGATTCTCAGTTTTCCGAAGAAAGTTTGAGCATGTGTGTGGAAGGTTACAAGACTTTTACTTGGACAGTATCTGACTGCAGCAACTTGGGTGATGAAGTTCATTATTCTTATGAATTTCCTGTGTCCTCCTTCAAATG gcGGATACAACTTTCTGGTGGGGAACATCTCTCACTATGTTTGGAGCTTGTTGATGAAAAAATTAGTTGTGGAAAACATCAAGAGGGGGAAG CTTGTGGATTTATTACTCCAAAATTAAACTGGGGCTGGACTAAATTTGCGCGGTTGACTGATTTCCAAGATTTGTCAAAGGGTTCTGTCGATAGCAATTGTATCGAAATTGAAGCACGTATCATGAATATCTACACCATTAACAGTTAG